The sequence CCTACCCCAACTGGATTTTCTAGCAACATGGCGTTTTGCAAACTCTTCCATCATCAATGATGTGGCTTGGGTATTTACGGCGAAGTGCATCTCTTGAATCGTGATATTGATTGTGTTTGTACCAAGACCAGTTTTTTCTTCAACAAATCCGGTTCCCGGGATGAATGTGTCAGAATTGCAGTAGGCTGCGTTATTGACTAAAACACTAACCGAACCAAAATTTTCCTCAGCCTTATCAAATAAAGTGGGAATATTTTGGGGATCAGAAAGATCTACCTCTAATGATTCGGCTTGTCCACCATTATGGCGAATTTCCTGAACAATTTTATCCGCCGTTAACAATCGGTTTTCTTGGTATTGTTTTTCTGTATTAGGTTGTTCGTCAACCTTTGGCCGCCAATAAGTAATAAATACTTTGGCGCCTTCTTTCGCCATAGCTTTGGCTGTAGTCGCACCGATTCCGTGATTTGCTCCAGAGATCAATATTACTTTGTCTTTAAGACCAGTGTTTATCATAAATTTAGTTTACACCACTTGCCGATTTAATAGAACTACCAAGTTTGATTGTCTTGTCTGGATTTATCATATCCAGAAAGTAACGATCATGGGTAACTACTAATAGTGTTCCCGAATACGAAGCTATAGCAATTTCCAGGGCTTCTCTTGAAGGAATATCTAGATGATTTGTGGGTTCATCTAGAATTATAAAATTGGCTCCGGAAGCCATAATCTTTGCCAGTGCTAATCTCGACTTTTGTCCACTACTTAAATCTTTGATGGAGGTCACGAGATTCTCATCACTATACAAAAATCTGCGGGCTAACTTGTAAGCCAAAGTCGTATCTGAAGTAATA comes from Patescibacteria group bacterium and encodes:
- a CDS encoding SDR family oxidoreductase, producing the protein MINTGLKDKVILISGANHGIGATTAKAMAKEGAKVFITYWRPKVDEQPNTEKQYQENRLLTADKIVQEIRHNGGQAESLEVDLSDPQNIPTLFDKAEENFGSVSVLVNNAAYCNSDTFIPGTGFVEEKTGLGTNTINITIQEMHFAVNTQATSLMMEEFAKRHVARKSSWGRIVNISTDWAECFPSSISYGASKTAMEAYSRSAAVELGKFGITVNIVSPGPIQTGWMSSRVEEVQAKKCPLGRIGQPEDVADVIVFLASEQARWITGQRLFVGGGNRII
- a CDS encoding ATP-binding cassette domain-containing protein, with the translated sequence MALWGPNGSGKTTLINLILRKIAPDAGNIEIGSKVEIGYLPQEHDEINSPETLRDYLVGNITSDTTLAYKLARRFLYSDENLVTSIKDLSSGQKSRLALAKIMASGANFIILDEPTNHLDIPSREALEIAIASYSGTLLVVTHDRYFLDMINPDKTIKLGSSIKSASGVN